A window of Hymenobacter aerilatus contains these coding sequences:
- a CDS encoding 6-pyruvoyl trahydropterin synthase family protein, with the protein MLYISRQEHFNAAHKLYNPKWSEERNHEVFGPCANVNWHGHNYELIVTVRGNPDPETGFVVDLKALSTLIKQHIIDQVDHKNLNLDVPFMAGKMASTENLVIAFWEILVRELPSITSAQLHCLKLYETPRNFVEYYGETE; encoded by the coding sequence ATGCTATACATCAGCCGTCAGGAGCACTTCAACGCTGCCCACAAACTATACAACCCCAAGTGGAGCGAGGAGCGCAACCACGAGGTATTTGGCCCCTGCGCCAATGTAAACTGGCACGGCCACAACTACGAGTTGATTGTGACAGTGCGCGGCAACCCCGACCCCGAAACCGGCTTCGTAGTAGACCTGAAAGCTTTAAGCACGCTCATTAAACAACACATTATTGACCAGGTAGACCACAAAAATCTGAATTTGGACGTGCCCTTTATGGCCGGCAAAATGGCTAGTACTGAAAACCTAGTTATAGCCTTCTGGGAAATTCTGGTCCGCGAACTACCCAGCATCACGTCGGCACAATTACATTGCCTCAAACTCTACGAAACCCCCCGCAACTTCGTCGAATATTACGGCGAAACAGAGTAA
- the lpxB gene encoding lipid-A-disaccharide synthase: protein MKYYLIAGERSGDFHAANLMRQLQQQDSAADFRFWGGDMMQAVGGTMVHHYQEMAIMGFWEAATSLLKFRGYLKECQRDLLAYKPDVVILVDYAGFNMRVAKFAKSHGIKVFYYISPKIWAWNQGRVHKVKALVDRMFVILPFEEEFYQRFGYKVDYIGNPTADAVAEHPTAPDFYQRNHLDRQKPIIAVLPGSRKQEIEEMLYEMVAILPPFLDYQFIVAGVDNLDPNYYAHFERNNVRILFNQTYDLLRHATAALVTSGTATLETALFGVPQVVCYRTSAVTYAIGKAVIKVPYISLVNLIVDREVVKELIQGELNSRNLVTELKKITADEEFIAEQKAGYAELREKLGRHNAAEKAAKLMVGYLKK, encoded by the coding sequence ATGAAGTACTATCTGATTGCGGGTGAGCGTTCCGGCGATTTTCATGCTGCCAATTTGATGCGCCAGTTGCAGCAGCAAGACAGTGCCGCCGATTTTCGCTTTTGGGGTGGCGACATGATGCAGGCTGTGGGCGGCACAATGGTGCACCACTACCAGGAAATGGCCATTATGGGTTTCTGGGAAGCCGCTACCAGCCTGCTCAAGTTTCGCGGCTACCTCAAAGAATGTCAGCGGGATTTACTTGCCTACAAACCTGATGTAGTTATTCTGGTTGACTACGCTGGATTTAATATGCGCGTAGCAAAATTTGCCAAAAGCCACGGCATTAAGGTCTTCTACTACATTTCGCCTAAGATATGGGCCTGGAACCAAGGCCGCGTGCATAAGGTGAAAGCCCTGGTCGACCGGATGTTTGTCATCCTACCCTTTGAAGAGGAGTTCTATCAGCGGTTCGGCTACAAGGTGGATTACATTGGCAATCCTACCGCCGATGCCGTAGCCGAGCACCCTACTGCCCCCGATTTCTACCAGCGCAACCATCTCGACCGGCAGAAGCCAATCATTGCGGTGCTGCCCGGTTCACGTAAGCAGGAAATAGAGGAGATGCTTTACGAGATGGTGGCCATTCTACCACCTTTCCTCGACTACCAGTTCATCGTGGCCGGCGTCGACAACCTCGACCCCAACTACTACGCCCACTTCGAGCGCAACAACGTTCGCATTCTTTTCAACCAAACCTACGATCTGCTTCGGCATGCCACCGCTGCCCTCGTTACCAGCGGTACCGCCACCTTAGAAACAGCCTTATTTGGCGTGCCACAAGTGGTTTGCTACCGTACCAGTGCCGTGACCTACGCCATCGGCAAAGCAGTTATCAAGGTACCCTACATCTCACTCGTCAACCTGATTGTAGACCGCGAGGTAGTAAAAGAACTGATTCAGGGTGAGCTTAACTCTCGGAACCTCGTTACGGAGCTAAAGAAAATCACCGCCGACGAGGAGTTTATTGCCGAACAGAAAGCTGGCTACGCCGAATTGCGTGAGAAGCTAGGTAGGCACAATGCGGCGGAAAAGGCGGCAAAGCTGATGGTAGGATATTTGAAGAAATAG
- a CDS encoding FecCD family ABC transporter permease has translation MSRHPTPWLLGSLLVLLVLVAAGLRIGSYDTSYALIGRALLHYDPTDPAQLVLVQLRLPRILLALLAGGSLAFSGYLMQAMVNNPLADPYLLGTASGASLGAILCFALVPTLTVAGIYLPPLAALSGALAATLVVVLLGTRRGQLLPAQLLLAGVAVGSLTTAIGGVLTFMASSQEKLRTVVFWAMGSFERAGWELLPYPAVALAAALLLFTFRRHELNILLLGEERADALGVSVARTRWLLLLISSVLTGCVVALCGPVGFVGLMIPHITRWVLGVTGPLNLLFCAILGADFLLACDLLARLLYPPAGLPVGLVTALFGVPFFVYLLRKKG, from the coding sequence ATGAGTCGCCACCCCACGCCCTGGCTGCTGGGTAGCCTGCTGGTGCTGCTGGTGCTGGTAGCCGCTGGTCTGCGCATCGGCAGCTACGATACCAGCTACGCCCTCATCGGCCGCGCTCTGCTGCACTACGACCCCACCGACCCCGCCCAACTGGTGCTGGTGCAACTACGCCTACCCCGTATCCTGCTGGCCCTGCTGGCTGGTGGCAGCCTAGCGTTTAGCGGCTACCTGATGCAGGCTATGGTCAACAATCCACTGGCCGACCCCTACCTATTGGGTACGGCCTCGGGCGCTTCGCTGGGAGCTATTCTGTGTTTTGCGCTGGTGCCTACCCTCACCGTAGCTGGTATCTACCTGCCACCACTGGCAGCCCTGAGCGGTGCGCTGGCGGCCACACTTGTAGTGGTGCTGCTAGGTACCCGGCGTGGGCAGCTGCTACCCGCGCAGTTGCTGCTAGCCGGGGTAGCGGTAGGTTCTCTAACAACAGCTATAGGAGGTGTGCTCACCTTTATGGCCAGCAGCCAGGAAAAACTACGTACCGTTGTTTTTTGGGCCATGGGCAGCTTCGAGCGAGCTGGTTGGGAGCTGTTGCCCTACCCGGCAGTGGCTTTGGCTGCGGCCTTACTACTCTTCACGTTTCGTCGCCACGAGCTGAATATATTGTTGCTAGGGGAGGAGCGCGCTGACGCACTGGGCGTATCGGTGGCCCGCACGCGCTGGCTGCTACTGCTTATATCTTCGGTACTTACAGGCTGTGTAGTAGCGCTTTGCGGGCCTGTTGGTTTTGTTGGATTAATGATTCCGCACATCACGCGCTGGGTGCTGGGCGTCACGGGGCCACTAAATTTGCTGTTCTGTGCCATCCTAGGGGCCGATTTCCTGTTAGCCTGCGACTTGTTGGCTCGTTTGCTCTACCCACCCGCCGGCCTACCCGTTGGCTTGGTTACGGCCCTATTCGGCGTGCCGTTCTTCGTATATTTGCTGCGAAAAAAAGGGTAA